The following proteins are co-located in the Echinicola sp. 20G genome:
- a CDS encoding terpene synthase family protein gives MNYETLNHGTAVPLLNPSYEPVSERVYEWAKRKGLFIDENEFRCCRSQKLNKFAARLFPKASKVELEQIMRLFLILFCLDDRADQLKGNIRVQFWKELLHQYSAIKKNIAYTGTSAIIEVFQEVHWGWFRQCAADKELGVRLINYVRKFLKAGLWEAKNLATNTSPTVIEYFSHLKHCSGAGIAIELLAYLNIYPFGRLVHHPHLAPLYQTIVNLICLSNDLSSYVKEAAAGDFHNLILLKEQQYRISREQSIERVKQHLAFHQKIFLNQVQLVREIPNVSPSEMELLVKAINELLKGMELWAREDTGRYK, from the coding sequence ATGAATTACGAAACTTTGAATCATGGGACTGCAGTTCCCTTATTGAACCCCAGTTATGAACCTGTTTCAGAAAGGGTTTATGAGTGGGCAAAAAGAAAAGGGCTTTTTATAGATGAAAATGAGTTTAGGTGCTGCCGCTCCCAAAAGCTGAACAAATTTGCTGCACGACTTTTCCCCAAAGCGAGCAAAGTGGAATTGGAACAGATCATGAGGCTTTTTCTCATACTATTTTGTCTGGACGACAGGGCGGATCAATTAAAGGGCAATATCAGGGTTCAATTCTGGAAGGAGCTGCTTCACCAATATAGTGCTATCAAAAAGAATATTGCATATACCGGCACAAGTGCCATTATAGAGGTCTTTCAAGAGGTCCATTGGGGATGGTTCCGACAATGTGCAGCTGATAAAGAGTTAGGAGTCAGACTTATCAATTATGTTCGAAAATTCCTAAAGGCAGGGCTATGGGAAGCCAAGAACCTGGCCACCAATACATCCCCTACTGTTATTGAATATTTTTCACATTTAAAACACTGCTCTGGGGCTGGAATTGCCATTGAATTACTGGCTTACCTCAATATTTACCCTTTTGGACGTCTTGTCCACCATCCCCATTTGGCACCTTTGTACCAGACCATTGTAAACTTGATCTGCCTCTCCAATGATTTGTCCTCCTATGTAAAGGAAGCAGCAGCAGGTGATTTCCATAACCTGATCCTGCTCAAAGAACAACAGTACAGAATCTCAAGGGAACAATCCATTGAAAGGGTAAAGCAGCACCTGGCCTTTCATCAAAAGATCTTTTTGAACCAAGTTCAATTGGTTCGGGAAATCCCAAATGTCTCTCCATCCGAAATGGAATTATTGGTAAAAGCCATCAACGAACTATTGAAAGGAATGGAACTTTGGGCCAGGGAAGATACGGGAAGGTACAAATAG
- a CDS encoding Crp/Fnr family transcriptional regulator — protein MERFLTAEELKKEFDHYYRLDISVYEQLVPHLPLKSYPKSTELKGTGETEHYARYVFKGAVAMLYPSESGRDFRVRIFKKGMVATHLESFTHQVPSPYIIKTLEYSVVLELSTIAEKHVLDKIQGVTNLSTAINRGIAQDYEAWHNIFNLPLEEGLLKLATDFPYENGKLSIKDKGHLFKCSVSKMRRTLKKLGLMG, from the coding sequence ATGGAAAGATTTTTGACTGCCGAAGAGCTTAAAAAGGAATTTGATCATTATTACCGCCTTGACATATCGGTGTACGAGCAATTGGTCCCCCATCTTCCCCTGAAAAGCTACCCGAAAAGTACGGAACTAAAAGGTACAGGGGAAACCGAACATTATGCCCGATATGTATTCAAAGGGGCAGTTGCCATGCTCTACCCTAGCGAGAGTGGCCGTGATTTTAGGGTAAGGATATTTAAAAAGGGTATGGTGGCCACCCATTTGGAAAGTTTCACCCATCAGGTTCCCTCTCCATATATCATCAAAACCCTTGAGTATTCCGTGGTGCTGGAACTCAGCACCATTGCAGAAAAGCACGTACTGGACAAAATACAAGGTGTCACCAATCTCTCCACAGCCATCAACAGGGGCATTGCCCAGGACTATGAGGCCTGGCACAATATCTTTAACCTGCCCTTGGAGGAAGGTCTATTGAAACTGGCCACCGATTTCCCATATGAAAACGGAAAATTGAGCATTAAGGACAAAGGACATCTATTCAAATGTTCAGTTTCAAAAATGAGAAGGACTTTAAAAAAACTGGGATTGATGGGGTAG
- a CDS encoding MauE/DoxX family redox-associated membrane protein produces MYLSKTLKIIADNHREIMAHVLAFLYTYTAISKWYDWEATRISMSNQVFPEWLGTIILYFLPPAELALAILLLGRRTVGPALWVSLGLLTVFTGYIFLVLMGIFDRVPCSCGGVLSALGWGEHLVFNLCFMALNLIGIYKSQSFKKRKAIVGN; encoded by the coding sequence ATGTACCTGTCCAAAACACTGAAAATTATTGCCGATAACCATAGGGAAATCATGGCCCACGTACTGGCCTTCCTTTACACCTATACGGCCATCAGTAAATGGTACGATTGGGAAGCAACCCGCATCTCAATGTCCAATCAGGTATTCCCTGAGTGGCTGGGCACTATCATACTCTATTTCCTGCCCCCGGCAGAATTGGCCCTGGCCATTCTGCTGCTCGGAAGGAGGACGGTAGGCCCGGCCCTTTGGGTAAGCCTTGGACTGTTAACGGTATTTACTGGATATATTTTTCTTGTACTAATGGGGATTTTTGATCGGGTCCCCTGCAGTTGTGGGGGAGTACTAAGTGCATTGGGCTGGGGAGAGCACTTGGTTTTTAATCTATGCTTTATGGCACTCAACCTCATAGGGATCTATAAAAGTCAGTCGTTCAAGAAGCGCAAAGCAATTGTAGGAAATTAG